Within Mongoliitalea daihaiensis, the genomic segment ATTTTGGAATATCGGCAGATGGTCAAACTAAAGTCAACCTATGTAGACGCCTTACCCAATTTGATCAATCCAAAAACGGGTCGAGTACATACTACTTACAATCAATTTGTGGCGGCAACGGGAAGGTTGTCATCTACGAATCCTAACTTACAGAATATTCCTATCCGTACTGATCGAGGTAGGGAAATCCGAAAGGCTTTTGTGCCAAGGGATGAAAATCATGTGCTGATGGCAGCTGATTATTCACAAATCGAATTGAGAATCATGGCGGAGTTTTCTAAAGATGAGTCCATGCTCGAAGCCTTCAAGAATGGGAGAGACATTCACGCAGCTACTGCGGCAAAAATCTTTCAAGTTACCTTGGATGAAGTTACTTCTGATATGCGAAGGAAAGCAAAAACAGCAAATTTTGGAATCATCTATGGGATCTCAGCTTTTGGATTATCTCAGCGCTTGGGTATTCCCCGAGGGGAGGCTAAGGAAATCATAGACGCGTATTTTAAGGAATTTCCTGCAGTGAAGTCCTACATGGATGCATGTATAGAAAAGGCCCGTAAAGATGAGTATGTAGAGACTATCTTGGGTCGTCGCCGTTATTTGAGGGATATCAATAGTCGTAATATGACGATGCGGGGATTCGCTGAGCGAAATGCCATTAATGCTCCAATCCAAGGCTCTGCAGCAGACATGATTAAAGTCGCCATGATTCATGTACATCAATGGATGAAAAAAGAAGGGTTAAAATCAAAAATGATTTTACAGGTACATGATGAATTAGTATTTGATGCACACAAGGATGAGTTGGAGATTTTACAGCGAGAAATTCCACGGCTAATGGCAGATGCCGTCAAGCTTGAAGTACCGGTGGTGGTAGAGACAGGTGTAGGTAAAGATTGGTTAGAAGCTCACTGATATTCAAATGGCAAAAGTAAAGACGAGCTATTTCTGTCAAAATTGTGGGGCCAACAGTGCAAAATGGTTAGGGAAATGTCCTTCTTGTGGAGAGTGGAATACCTATGTGGAGGAGCTGGTCCAAAAAGAGGAACAAGGGTTGGGTACCTGGAAAGCAGGCTTGTCCAAGGAGAGAAAAGCAGCGAAACCTCGGTTGTTGCATGAAGTAAATTTTGAGGAGCAACCAAGAGTTGTCACAGGAGATGCCGAACTCAACAGGGTGCTGGGAGGAGGCATTGTTCCCGGTTCACTGATCTTGATAGGAGGAGAGCCTGGTATTGGTAAATCAACCTTATTGCTACAAATAGCTTTAGAGCTATCTAAGTTAAAGGTTCTGTATGTGTCCGGTGAAGAAAGTGAGCAACAAATAAAAATGCGGGCTGATCGGATGGCTTTTCAATCTGCCAATTGCTATGTATTAGCAGAAACGAATACGCAACAAATCTTTACCCAAGTGGAGGTGTTGAAGCCTGACTTGTTGATTATTGACTCCATACAGACCTTGCATAGTCAATTGGTGGAATCTGCAGCAGGATCGGTTTCTCAGGTGCGGGAATGTACTGCGGAGCTGATGAAATTTGCGAAGGAAACGGGAACCCCTGTATTTTTGATTGGTCATATTACCAAAGAAGGCACGATTGCTGGACCAAAAGTCCTAGAGCATATGGTGGATACGGTATTACAATTTGAAGGGGACCGGCATTTGACCTACCGGATATTGAGAACTTCCAAAAACAGATTTGGATCTACTCATGAGTTGGGGATATATGAAATGCGGGCAGATGGCTTACGACAAGTAGCGAATCCCTCGGAAATACTACTAACACAGCGGGAAGAAATCCTGAATGGAGTTTCTATTGGAGCTATGATGGAGGGGAATAGGCCTTTGATTATCGAAATACAATCACTTGTCAGTCCAGCTACATATGGGACACCTCAACGAAGCAGTACCGGGTTCGACTCCAAGCGCTTAAACATGCTCTTGGCTGTATTGGAAAAAAGGGGAGGTATGAGACTTGGGCAGCAGGATGTTTTTTTGAATGTGGCGGGGGGATTGAAGGTCGATGATCCGGCTTTGGACTTGGCAGTTTGTGCATCCTTAATTTCTTCCTATGAAGATACGGCAATTCCTAATAGTCTGTGTTTTGCCGGAGAAGTTGGATTAGGCGGTGAAATCAGAGCGGTTCATAAAATTGAAAGTAGGATTTCTGAGGCAGAAAAGTTGGGCTTCAAAACCATCATGGTTTCAAAATATGGATTAAAAGGGATCGATTTATCGAAGTTTTGGATAACTATTATACCGATCGTCAAATTGGATGATATGTATAAAAATCTATTCTTAGTATCGTAGAATATTTAGAAATCAACCAGGGATTATATTTCTTAGCTAAATAATCTCTATATTAGATATCGAAAACACTTTTACCTATGAAATTGGATCAAGCTTGGCAAAAAATCATTCTTATAGATGATGACTTTGTGTATAATTTGATGAATGAAAAGTTTTTGAAACTGATCGGTTTTCCGGGGGAAATTATTCCGTTTACGGATGCCAATGAGGCTTTGAAATTTATCCAGCAACCCTCGCAATTGGAGGAATATAAGCAAACTCAAAGGCCATCTTTAATTTTGTTAGATTTAAATATGCCCAAATTAAACGGTTGGGGCTTTTTAGATATTTTTCAAAACTTCGATACGGATATCAAAATAGCATTTAAAGTTGTAGTCTTAACAAGTTCTATTGATCCATTGGATATGGATAAGGCCGCAAGTTATCCTTCGGTAGAATATTTTGAAGTGAAGCCTCTAAAACTAGAGACTATCTACAAATTAATTAATCGTTTAGAGCCTAAGATCAAAGATTTATTATAGTCTGCATTTTGATAACTAAATAAAATTTTTTCTAACATTTTTCAAGAATTGTAATTTTTTATTATCAATAATCAGTAATTGAAAGCATTTTATTGCCATCAGTATAAAATTGATCATCGAAGGTGGATTATGCCTTAATTTGCGGCGTTAGTCCTAGCTTATGAGATTGTTAATTCCCCTTTTCTTGAGTATATGGGTGTGCTTTAATCACAGCTATGCCCAGACTCTTGCCCCTTTGATTGCGGAGAAAATTTCTGATCCCATACAAATAGATGGCATCTTGGATGAAGAGGTTTGGGAAAGTTCTGAGTGGGCGGAAGATTTTTTTCAGTTTTTTCCGTCAGACACCTCGCGTGCAGCTGCCCAAACTAAGATCAGGATTGTTTACGATGATAAATTCTTGTATGTAGCTGCGATCATGTACAATACGGGCCCTCGGGAAAAATATGTAAGTACTTCCCTTCGTCGGGATTTTCGAGGAGAACAAAATGATGGTATCAGCTTTGTTTTTGATACGTTCAACGATAATACCAATGCTTTTCAGTTTGGAGTCAACCCTTATGGAGTTCAGCGGGAGTCATTAATTGCCAATGGTGGAGCACAAGGCTCAGATTTGAACCTTGCTTGGGATAATAAATGGTATTCAGCAGCTAAGATCCATGAGGATTACTGGGTTGTAGAAGCTGCTATCCCATTTTCAACGCTTCGTTTCAATGATGGTGCGATCAATTGGAACGTGAATTTTTACAGAATTGATAGCGAGTATGCAGAAAGAAGTACTTGGACGCCTATACCCCGAAATTTCTCGATCATCTCATTGGCTTTTTCCAGAAAATTGATTTTTATCGAACCATTGAAAAAAGAGGGAGCGAATATTTCTTTTATACCTTATATAGCAGCAGGGACTGATAAAAATTATCTAGAAGGAACAGGGAATCCATTGAAGCCTGCCGTAGGAGCGGATGCAAAAGTTGCTGTCGGACCTGCTTTGAATTTGGATTTGACGTTCAATCCTGACTTTTCCCAAGTGGAGGTGGATGAACAGGTGACAAACTTAGATCGATTTGAGATTTTCTTTCCCGAACGGAGACAGTTTTTTTTGGAGAATGCGGATTTATTTGCGGACTTTGGAACGCAAAATGTCCGTCCTTTCTTTTCCAGAAGGATTGGGGTAGATCGGGATGAGCGAACAGGCCAAAATGTTCAAAATCAGATTCTTTTTGGAGCTCGATTGAGTGGGAAATTAAATGATGATTGGAGAATTGGTGCTATGAATATGCAGACTGCCTCCGATGATGAACGAGGTATCGCAGGTAAAAACTTCAGTGTTGCTGCCATCCAAAAAAAGATTTTTTCACGATCAAATATTGGCGCTATTTTTATTAATCGTGAGACGGTGGGGCTAGGACAGGAATTTTCACTGTTTGATCCAAGTCAATCCAATCGTTTGGCGGGACTGGATTACAACCTAGCGTCCAAAGATAATCGTTGGAATGGAAAGTTTTTTTACCATAAAACATTTCAGGCTGAGCAATTGGATAAGACCTATGCTGCACATGCTCAAGTCAGTTACAATGATTTGAATTGGAGTTTTGGATTGGGTTTTTCGGATATTGCAGAAAACTTTAATCCCGAAGTTGGTTTTACTCCCCGCAGAGATTATAAGAGAAGTTTAGGTGCAATAGGGTATCAGTTTTTCCCAGTATCCAATCTTATCAATAGGCACGGTCCAGCTTTTGAAACGGAAGTCTTATGGAATGAGAATCTCGGAGTCACTGATGAGTTTCATTCCCTCCAATATAGGGTTCAATTCCAGTCTCTTTCTACAATTACACTTTCTGTCAATAATCGATTTACCTATTTATTTGCACCTTTTGACCCCACGCGTACGGGTGGCAAAGAGTTGGAGTCTGGCACATCCTACAGGAATAATTTTTTTGGTCTGAGGTATTTCAGTAATCCTAGGAATGTACTTTCTGTAATTGGGCGATTAGAGGTAGGAGAGTATTTCACGGGAGACATCAAAACCTTAGCGGGGACCATGAATTGGCGATTGGGTTACCTAGCCAATATCTCGATGAATTTCAGTTACAATAACATCCGATTACCAGAACCCCAAAATAGCGCTAATCTATTTTTGATTGGTCCAAGGATCGACTTGACATTTACTAAGGATTTGTTTTGGACGACTTTTGTGCAATACAATAATCAAATAGACAACCTGAATATTAATACCCGCCTGCAATGGAGGTATGCCCCTGTTTCTGATTTCTTTTTGGTATACACAGACAACTATTTCCCCTCTACATTTACATCCAAGCAACGTGCATTGGTAATGAAGTTAAATTACTGGTTTAACATGTAATCTATTTTAATTGACTTTTGGAATACTCAATAAAAAAATAGACTAATGGGCTAAATAATACGAATGGGAAAAAGAGCAGCATCCAATTTGGAACACCTGAACCAAAGTTAGAGCCCGTATGGAAAGAGAAGTATTCGATCATGAGGAATATGATGATCACATTTAACTTAACCCATCTCCATAACCTTCTATTGACAGCAATCAGTGCTCTCTTTTTTTCAGAGGAAGCAGCCACCAAATGATCAATATCTCTGTTGTAATAGTTAAACCAGCTGATGCTTATATAAAATATGGTAGCAACCAAAGGAACAGCATAGGTCATTTTACTGGCCCAATATTCATTCGGCATCTCGAAAAAATCAAAATTATCTGGGACCTGTTCCAGGCCAAGCTGTTGGAAGTATACTGTTTCTAACCACAACCAAACTAAGGCAACTATCCCCATAATTTCAAATAGCTTATCAGCAAATGATAAGGGTATATGTGCAATCTGCTCAGGGTTTTTCATTGTTGGGACTTGAATAATCTATTGAAACAGCAAATCTAGCCCCTAATTATAATAAATCGTATACCTTCATTATAAAAACTCAGAAATTCAAAATTTTATTTGTAAACCGCCCTATTTTTCTGGCTTATTTCATTATCTCTATAGTTATTTTTTCTCCTTGAGTAGCAACACTGTTTTTGATTGGAAAATCATCTCCATTTACCAAAAGTTGCTTCCATTCACCAAAAGGTATATGAAAAACGATTTCCCAATCCTTTTCAACTTGGTCAATTTGGATAATTAGGCTCCGTCCAGTTTTTTTGTATGCTACCGAGAGCTCATTTGTCCCCACTAACACTCGCTCTATGCTAACATTATTCCAGTCTGTTGGCAGCTCAGGTTTGAGATGAATAATTTTTTTGTGTGCTTCAGGCTGTATTCCAAAAAATTGGGTAACAATGGGAACTCCATAACTATACAAATTCCAAGCTTGACTCATCATGCCATAGTCAGGGGAAACTTCATAAATTGATCCCGGTAAAGCAAAGCTAAATGATCGCGTCATTCGATTCATATAATCCAAGGCTCGATCGGGTCTATGATAGTTATTTTCGGCAATGATGGATACACCTGTCGGCAAGGTCATGACTGCTCCCGTGTATGAGAAGACTTTGCTTCCAACAAAAGAGCCATCTTCGTAAGCAGCAGCATCATCGCGGTCTATTCCTGTGACAAAGACCCCGAAAGGATTGACAAATCTAGTCGCTTTATCCAAGGCTATGATGGCTTTATCAGGATCTGCAATACCCATCTCCATAGGTGTGTTGACTACCCAGTTGTGGAAAATTACAAAGCCTTGTTTTTTGTCTTTAGGATAGGCTGATATTCTTTTTTTGGTTTGCATCAACTCTTCGATTGCCCATGGTTTATTTAGGGTGTCTGCTCGAATAATTGCAGCATCGATCAGGTGAAGAGCCTCTTCCGTCGTTCCTATAAAATCCGCAAATCCATTAAAATCTTCTACCCAAAACTCTCTATTTATTTTTTCTTTGAGTGTATCAGCGAGCGTTTGATAAGCTGCCATGTCTGCTTGATAACCGAGCTCTGCTGCCATGGCCGCTGCATCTGCAAAAGCCTGTTGGGTGTACACTGCCACATCAATCATTTCAGATTCTAGGCCATGGATTTCCATCATGCCGTAACCGTCAGGAAAAAGATTACCATCCTGATCATTTTCCTCCATCAACCAAGTTAATCCTTTTTTGATCGTTGGATAATAGGTGGCGAGAAACTCTCGGTCACCAGTCCATCGGTATACCCACCATATCAATGAGGCAAATTGTGGTGTTTCATTAATATTACCAGGGTTGAAAACTGCCCCGTTTGTACTCACTTCATGAATGATTCTGCCGTTACCATTGATTTCTGATAATTGATGAATCAATTCAATGGTCGCATATACTAGATCCTTCCTGCCGGTAGCAATTGCTCCTTTAAGCGTATATTCGTTATCTACGCCAAACCACCAAGGATAGTCAGGCATTCCAGCACCTAGTCCTCTCCCGATTTCAGGCACCTCCCGTACGAGCCATTCGGTATTAAATTTCACCCACGTAAACGCCTCTTCGATAGTTTTGTCAGGAATAGAAATCTTGGCCAATGATGCAATTTCTTGGTAGTGTTTTTTCTTTTCTAATAAATATTTTTCTGCATGTTGCATTAAGTCATCAAAGGTGCGCTCTGTTTCTTTTTGTGAAGTATAAGAACCTGCCACAACAAATCGAAGGGTTTGTTGTGTCCCCTTTTTTAACTCAAGGTTGTATGAAAGCATACCAGTAGTTCCAGACCCTTTTGGTTGGTAACCACAAGGGTCTTGGATACCCGCTTGATGATCGGTGATTGTATGATCAGCACCAAATAAGACATACCAATCATTTCCCTGATCTTTACCTAGCCAAGATCCCCGTTTGTTGTCAAAAATTAACTCATCTTCATTATCAATCATACCTGTTCGCTCTCCCAGCCAAACTGGCTGTAAGTCTGTATGGCCTGTAAAATTAAATAGGAAGGATTGTGTGTCTTCGCTGTTATTTTGAAACGAAAATTCGATCACTACTCCTTCTTTTCCATCTGGTACAAATTGAAAACGCTCCACGGAAATACCGGGAACGGCAACTCGAAAGAGATGTTTGTTAGCAATAGGATAATTGATAAATTGGTCTGCTTGATTCAGACAGTAGGTAGCTCCTTCGGTAGTAATGGATGCACTGAATCCATCCATCAATTTGATTGGATGATTCCATATACCGCCCATTTCACCTTCCACATGCCAACCTAAATCAGGGAAAGTTCCATCCTGATGCCCTACTAAATAAACGCGATCTCCTGCTGCAAAAAAAGGTGTGGATAAAAACTCAGTCTTACCATCTTGACTCAGCCAATCTTGTACGTGAGAACTTAGCGCTTTTTTTTCGGAGGTTTGACAGCTACTCAAACAAATACAACCTAAAAAGAAAAACGATATGTACAGACTGGTTTTCATATGATAAGAAATTGATGAGTGCTTGTTCAAAAAACAGATTAATCGTTTAAATTATTCCCAACCCCATGCTGGACCTGGACTTTCTACTTCTTTACTTAAATCAAATTTTACAGAAAAAAAGCGATCTGAACCCATTCGTCGAAGATTGTATGTAAAGGAGGTATCATCGACGGTGATCCACCATACATTGGTAGCAGCATATGGTATTAAGTCAGTTGTTTCTTGGTCGGCAGGGAAAAACTGAATATTTTCCATCCCCGTATTAGACGTGAGTCCTCCGTATTGGGTTACCTTATCTTCGGAACCGTCTTCATGTCGATGATCATGTTTTAATTTTAAGCGATCATTTTCTTTGGTTATCACCCATGTTCTGGATTTGTCATCTCCCACAAAAAATGGAATGTGGACATAATCTTCTCCGCAAGCGACTACATGCATAACGAGTCTTTTCCCTGCAAATGGATCATTGGGGCCCACAGGTGTAACGAGCTCGCCTTCATAGGATTTACCACAGTGTTTTCGTAGATGATCAAGAAATTTTTCATTGGCTGGCGCTTCTTGTGCAAGTAGGGTGGAAGTAAGAAATAAAAGGAATACGAATAAGATTCTCATGGATTTTTTGTAGTTGATTTATGAAATTGTTGTACTTGTTTGCTCAATCTATGAAGGTACATAATATTTCGAAAATCCTTCAAACACTTTGGTTAAATAAGCTGTTAGAAAATCAAATGAATAAAAATAGAGTTGTAGTTTGGTTTAGAAATGATTTAAGGGTGCATGATAATGCATCCTTATTTTCCGCTGTAACCAAATATGAAGAAGTGATACCTGTGTACTGTTTTGATGAGAGACAGTTTACTACAACCCGGCTGGACCTTCCCAAGACAGGCCCACATCGAGCGAGGTTTCTTTGGGAGTCTATTAATAATTTAAAAGAAAAGTTACGGGGTCTTGGTTCAAATTTGCTGGTGCTGATAGGAAAACCAGAAGAGTTGGTGGTAGACATTGCTATAAAATATGAAGCAAGTGCTATCTTTTTTTCTGAGGAAGTAACCGAAGAAGAAAAAAAAGTAGAAGAAGCCTTAGAGCATCATGCTTGGTCAAAGGGGATTAAAACAGAAGCCTTTTGGCAAAGTACGCTCTTTCATTTGCAAGATTTGCCTTTCCCAGTCAATCAGACTCCTGAGGTGTTTACGCAATTTAGAAAAGAGTGCGAAAAGTTTTCGAGAATTCAAAAGGTGTTTGCCACACCTAAACAAATCAATAGTCCTTCTTTTCAGGAAGAGGAAAGTGTAGAGATTGATCTAAAAATGCTAGGTTTGAAGGAGCCTGAGATTTCGCCGAACGGTGTGTTGAGATTCGAAGGTGGTGAATCGGCGGCTCTTGGGCGACTTCAGACCTACTTTTGGGAACAAGACCTCCTAAAGGTTTACAAAGAAACCAGAAATGGTCTCCTAGGTGCTGATTATAGTAGCAAATTTTCGCCATGGTTGACCTTAGGGTGTATTTCTCCCAAGTATATTTATTGGGAGGTTTTACGATATGAAAAGGAACGTAAGAAAAATCAATCAACCTATTGGTTGATTTTTGAATTGATATGGAGGGATTACTTCCGGTTTATTTGTAAGAAGCATGGGAACAAGGTTTTTCAATTAAAGGGCCTGAAAAATGTAGCGGAAAAGTGGAATAGGAATGAATCCATGTTTTGGAAATGGGCTGAAGGGCAAACCGGAATCCCTTTTGTTGATGCTAACATGAGGGAACTGAATCAAACCGGGTTTATGTCCAATCGTGGCAGGCAAAATGTTGCCTCATTTTTAGTCAATGACTTAGGTATCGATTGGCGTTGGGGTGCCTCCTATTTTGAATCTGTTCTGATCGACTACGATGTTTGCAGCAATTGGGGTAATTGGATGTACGTGGCAGGGGTTGGAAATGATCCACGTGAAAATCGGTATTTTAACATCCTCAAGCAAGCCCAAAACTACGATAAAAAGGGAGACTATATTCGGCACTGGATTCCAGAACTAGCCGATATTAAAGGCTTTGATATACATCAGCCACATACACTTAGCCCTTCTGTGTTAAGAAGCTGCAATGTAAGTCTGGGTGGTAATTATCCTCATCCCATAGTCAAGATGAAAGCGTTTAGTTATTGATATTAGGATAAGTTTTTTAAAAAACTCTGTATAATTTCCAAGCATGTATCCTCCTCTTCAAACATACCCATGTGTCCTGCATTTGGAAGCTCATGGTAGTAGAAAGCATAGGGTTTATGCTGACGGCTTTGCTCAATATGCACTGCTTGGTCATGTAGGCCCGCAATCATAAGTTTCGGATTTGGAAAATTCTGCCATATCTCCATGCGGTTTTTTCTATCCCGCATTGCGAGGATAAATGCAAGCACACTTGCTTGGTTGCTCAACTTTCCAAAGCTGATAAGTCTTTGTATTTCTTGATGTTTTCTTGATCGATTTTCTTCAGAGAAAAGGGGTGGAACGAATGAGTCAATAAACTTTTCGACCCCAAATTTCTGAATAAACCGATACGTCTTGTTTCGAGAATGGATTTTTTCTTCAGTATCAGCGAATGCAGTAGAGTGAAACAGTCCAATTGCTCGAATGTGTATCCCCATCAGTTCAGCCAATGCCAACGTTACATACCCACCCAATGAATGTCCGATAATGACAGGATTGACCATATCCACCTCTTCCATCCAATCGCAGATGGCCACGGCAATTGATTCTAGGCTAGTAGTATGCGGAAGTAGCGGACTTTGACCAAAACCGGGCAAATCTATCGTATAGACGGTATAGTATTGGGCTAGGGTGGGCACCCAATGATCCCACATATCCAAAGATTCACAAAATCCATGAATTAAAAGTAAGTGGGGACCTTGTCCAGTTTTTTTAAAGTTGATCATGATATCAATGAAAAAGTCCTGAACGAATTCAGGACTTGGAAACTTTCTTCAAGGGTATTCAATTTATTCCACCGTAACTGACTTTGCCAAGTTTCTTGGTTGGTCCACATTACATCCTCTCATGACTGCGATATGGTAAGAAAGCTGTTGAAGAGGAACAACTGCAATCAGAGGTACAAATGCCTCTTCGGTTTCAGGAATTTCAATCACATGGTCTGCCATATGTTTGACAGTATCGTCTCCTTCTGTCACTACAGCAATGATTTTTCCTTTGCGCGCTTTTACTTCTTGTATATTGCTGACTACTTTTTCGTAAGAAGAGTCTTTGGTAGCAATGAATACTACGGGCATCTCTTCATCAATTAAAGCAATGGGACCATGTTTCATTTCAGCAGCTGGATAACCTTCTGCATGGATATAGGAAATTTCCTTCAACTTTAATGCACCTTCCAAAGCCACTGGGAAGTTATATCCTCGACCTAAATACAGAAAGTTTCTAGCATCTTTATACTCTGCCGCAATTACTTGGATTTTATCGTTTAGTTTTAGAGCTCTTTCCACCTTGGATGGAATAGTTTCCAACTCACTTAACAGCTGCATGTATCTGCTTTCGGAAAGCGTTCCTCTTTGATAGCCTAATTTTAATGCCATCATCGTCAAGACAGAAATTTGTGCTGTGAACGCCTTCGTTGAGGCAACACCAATTTCAGGACCTGCATGGGTATAGGACCCTGCATGAGTTGCACGGGCAATGGATGAACCTACTACATTGCAAACACCAAAGATGGTAGCTCCTTTGGACTTAGCAAGTTCGATGGCGGCTAATGTATCTGCTGTTTCTCCTGATTGAGAAATTGCGATTATAAAATCTTCTGAGTTGACAACAGGATTTCTGTACCTAAATTCAGATGCGTATTCTACTTCCACAGGAATACGTGCAAATTCTTCGAAAAGGTATTCAGCCACCAAACCAGCGTGCCAAGAAGTTCCACAAGCCGTAATGATGATTCTTTTGGCGTTTTGGAATTTATTCATGTAGTCTCTAAGACCACCTAATACCAATCGCCCATTTTTAGCATCTAACCTACCCCTCATACAATCTGCTATCGAACGTGGTTGCTCGTTGATTTCCTTTAGCATGAAATGCTCGTAACCACCCTTTTCAATTGCCTCCAATTCTAATTCGAGTTGATTGATATATGGATTGGTTTCTACATTTTCAATAGTTTTGATTTGAAGCTGATTGTTGCAGATGACTGCAATCTCATAGTCATCCAGGTACACTACTTGATTGGTGTATTCAATGATAGGAGTTGCGTCGGAGGCTAGGAAGTATTCATCTTGGCCTACACCAATGACAAGAGGTGACCCTTTCCTTGCGGCAATGAGCGTATCCGGTTGTTCTTTATTTATGATTACAATGGCATATGCGCCCACCACTTTGTGTAAAGCCAAGCGAACCGCTTCTTCCAAGCTGCAATAATTATTGACATAAATGTCTTCAATGAATTTGATGAAAACTTCTGAATCTGTATCTGAATGAAAAATATAACCTTTATTCAGAAGGTCTTTCTTCAA encodes:
- the glmS gene encoding glutamine--fructose-6-phosphate transaminase (isomerizing); this encodes MCGIVAYVGQQEALPIIIKGLKRLEYRGYDSAGVALLTKDGLSVYKKKGKVSELENHLQDHSDLSSKIGIGHTRWATHGEPNDVNAHPHYSSNEKFAMIHNGIIENYDVLKKDLLNKGYIFHSDTDSEVFIKFIEDIYVNNYCSLEEAVRLALHKVVGAYAIVIINKEQPDTLIAARKGSPLVIGVGQDEYFLASDATPIIEYTNQVVYLDDYEIAVICNNQLQIKTIENVETNPYINQLELELEAIEKGGYEHFMLKEINEQPRSIADCMRGRLDAKNGRLVLGGLRDYMNKFQNAKRIIITACGTSWHAGLVAEYLFEEFARIPVEVEYASEFRYRNPVVNSEDFIIAISQSGETADTLAAIELAKSKGATIFGVCNVVGSSIARATHAGSYTHAGPEIGVASTKAFTAQISVLTMMALKLGYQRGTLSESRYMQLLSELETIPSKVERALKLNDKIQVIAAEYKDARNFLYLGRGYNFPVALEGALKLKEISYIHAEGYPAAEMKHGPIALIDEEMPVVFIATKDSSYEKVVSNIQEVKARKGKIIAVVTEGDDTVKHMADHVIEIPETEEAFVPLIAVVPLQQLSYHIAVMRGCNVDQPRNLAKSVTVE